One Malassezia restricta chromosome VI, complete sequence genomic region harbors:
- a CDS encoding heme steroid binding protein produces the protein MCAQYHRIPSTNGENSEKEPLFDIDPSTGRKVTHKRINKAYLVHQRWLEKQKQIKERKQARAEGRSVPYDPELDEEEDVPFLANCLFSLTYTAFVVAIIALFAGQFIHGDFLWGYRGKWTNWRTYFPPTMREFTPEQLQRFNGESSGPIYLAIKGDVFDVTPGRNHYGKGGAYHFFAGRDASRAYVTGCFESHLTHDLRGFTEAEHVMLNQWHRFYAQHPKYFKIGTMRLPPINPASPIPPPCNEPRDQKPN, from the coding sequence ATGTGTGCGCAGTATCATCGAATCCCGTCCACGAATGGCGAAAATTCCGAGAAAGAACCGCTCTTTGATATAGATCCGTCTACAGGACGCAAGGTGACACATAAGCGCATCAACAAGGCTTATTTGGTGCACCAGCGTTGGCTTGAAAAACAGAAGCAAATTAAGGAGCGCAAGCAGGCGAGGGCTGAAGGACGATCTGTTCCTTATGACCCTGAGCTAGATGAGGAGGAAGATGTACCTTTCCTTGCGAATTGCTTGTTCTCATTGACCTACACGGCGTTCGTTGTAGCTATCATTGCCCTTTTTGCCGGCCAGTTTATTCATGGCGACTTCTTATGGGGGTATCGTGGCAAATGGACCAACTGGCGTACCTACTTTCCACCGACTATGCGCGAATTTACGCCAGAGCAGCTACAAAGGTTCAATGGTGAATCAAGCGGTCCTATATATCTTGCCATCAAAGGTGATGTATTTGATGTCACGCCCGGAAGGAACCATTACGGCAAAGGCGGTGCGTATCATTTCTTTGCCGGTCGagatgcgtcgcgcgcctaTGTCACAGGGTGTTTCGAATCGCATTTGACTCACGACCTTCGCGGCTTTACAGAGGCGGAACACGTCATGCTCAACCAATGGCATAGGTTCTATGCACAGCATCCCAAGTACTTCAAGATCGGCACCATGAGACTCCCGCCGATCAACCCGGCATCGCCTATACCACCTCCGTGCAACGAACCACGCGACCAGAAACCTAACTAA
- a CDS encoding replication factor A1 — protein sequence MSSEQLTEGVIGSMLASTDGTTPVVPKCQILSLKKLQTTSASANVSERYRVVLSDGVHYTQAMLATQLKPLVENGMLDKNVVVRITQFTSNTVQNRKILILLNLEPISSALPHRIGNPQNIEASSSKPEAKPQSADSKPAVPAAAPQASRPAPSVAAQALSGSRGVAKASSGMPVYPIDALSPYQNKWTIKARVTLKTDIKHWSNARGDGKLFSVHLMDESGEIRATGFNDAVDRFYPILQENKVYFISKAKVTIAKKQFSTLPNEYEISLESGSEIEECAEAGDVPEVKYNFVPINELNTVEPNNTTDVIAILDSYSDVSEIVSKATQRPIKKRELSLIDSSGMSVRMTLWGSQAENFESTISGEDKPVMAFKGVKVSDFGGRSLSMFSSSTMSINPDIPESHGLRGWYDNEGNAAPIRAISSAMDGGAAAGGGTTPGAMRANEFRTFAQVKDQSLGTSFERADFFNTRAMVVYIRPGTLYYTACPSQECNKKVLMDDDGNWRCEKCDRSYPAPVRRYIFSANVADYTGQIWVSGFNEVGETLLGITADELDVIQNESEAGFKAVLSRAIGRVIDIGCRAKQETFNDSSRVRYTMTRLQPVDFKKAGHELVNKIHALQAN from the coding sequence ATGTCGTCAGAGCAACTTACAGAGGGCGTGATTGGAAGCATGCTCGCCTCCACGGATGGAACAACACCTGTTGTTCCAAAGTGCCAAATCCTCAGCTTGAAGAAGCTGCAGACAACCAGTGCCAGCGCCAATGTGAGTGAGCGCTACCGTGTCGTGCTCAGCGATGGAGTACACTATACACAGGCCATGCTAGCCACACAATTAAAACCCCTTGTGGAAAATGGTATGCTGGATAAGAATGTGGTTGTGCGCATTACTCAGTTCACGTCTAACACCGTTCAAAACCGCAAGATTCTCATCTTACTCAACCTTGAACCGATTTCTTCCGCCCTGCCCCACCGCATTGGCAACCCACAAAACATCGAGGCCTCTTCATCTAAGCCTGAAGCAAAGCCGCAAAGTGCGGACAGTAAGCCTGCTGTGCCCGCGGCTGCCCCACAAGCCTCACGACCTGCGCCCTCGGTCGCTGCTCAGGCTCTCTCCGGCTCGCGTGGCGTGGCCAAAGCAAGCTCAGGTATGCCCGTTTACCCTATTGATGCCCTCTCTCCATACCAAAACAAATGGACGATCAAGGCGCGTGTCACTCTCAAGACGGACATCAAGCATTGGTCTAATGCGCGTGGCGACGGTAAGCTGTTCAGTGTGCATTTGATGGACGAGAGCGGTGAGATCCGTGCTACAGGATTTAATGATGCTGTAGATCGCTTTTACCCGATTTTACAAGAGAATAAGGTCTACTTTATCAGCAAAGCTAAGGTCACGATCGCCAAGAAGCAGTTTAGTACGCTTCCGAACGAGTACGAAATCTCGCTGGAGAGTGGCAGTGAAATTGAAGAATGTGCCGAGGcaggcgacgtgcctgAAGTAAAGTACAACTTTGTGCCTATCAATGAGCTCAATACGGTCGAACCGAACAACACGACGGATGTCATTGCCATTCTGGACAGCTACTCTGATGTATCCGAGATCGTATCAAAGGCCACGCAGCGTCCTATTAAGAAGCGTGAACTGTCACTGATAGACAGCAGTGGCATGAGTGTGCGCATGACGCTGTGGGGCTCTCAAGCTGAGAACTTTGAAAGCACCATTAGCGGCGAAGACAAACCTGTCATGGCATTTAAGGGCGTCAAGGTAAGTGACTTTGGTGGTCGAAGTCTGAGCATGTTTTCGAGCTCTACCATGTCGATCAACCCCGATATCCCTGAGTCGCATGGACTCCGTGGTTGGTACGACAATGAAGGAAACGCTGCACCTATCCGAGCCATTTCGTCTGCTATGgatggcggcgcagcggcaggtGGTGGCACCACGCCTGGAGCGATGCGTGCTAACGAATTTCGCACGTTCGCCCAAGTCAAGGACCAGTCCCTAGGCACGTCGTTTGAACGCGCTGACTTTTTTAATACGCGGGCTATGGTAGTGTATATCCGCCCAGGCACGCTGTACTACACGGCATGTCCATCGCAAGAGTGTAACAAGAAAGTGCtgatggacgacgatggcaaCTGGCGCTGTGAGAAGTGTGACAGGAGCTACCCTGCACCTGTGCGTCGCTACATTTTTTCGGCTAATGTGGCAGACTATACGGGACAGATCTGGGTCAGCGGCTTTAACGAAGTTGGCGAGACGCTCCTCGGTATCACCGCCGATGAGCTGGATGTAATCCAAAACGAAAGTGAGGCTGGCTTCAAAGCTGTCTTGTCTCGTGCTATCGGCCGTGTCATCGATATTGGATGCCGTGCTAAGCAGGAAACTTTTAATGATTCGAGCCGAGTTCGGTATACCATGACGCGTCTCCAACCCGTCGACTTTAAAAAGGCTGGTCACGAACTCGTTAACAAGATACATGCATTGCAGGCTAATTAA
- a CDS encoding endonuclease G, mitochondrial, with the protein MSFAAHVGLFAGGILLGAGGATLVSKRLASSSSVPSVEPVIPEKQAPLQKAVVKPTSDALQKSGHPGPIADFLRSQAYVTAYDRRLRHPVWTAEHLTSESIRRPPGAEVNRAMSVFTEDERIPMPFRSTNSDYFGSGYDRGHMVPAADAKSSQAAMNETFLLTNIAPQVGPGMNRDYWAHTEDFVRRLTSQFSDLYVFTVPLYLPRQSSDGKWRVTYEVIGTPPKVSVPTHFAKVILGTGHLSSGPSMVGLGQSGMALGAFIMPNSMIPNSAPLRSFEVDVSAVESAAGLTLFSPAIKSAAKKLCDTVQCEIIVRDFSQANKNLPAKSSPPLLTK; encoded by the coding sequence ATGTCGTTCGCTGCTCATGTCGGACTTTTTGCTGGTGGCATTTTGCTAGGAGCTGGAGGTGCTACGCTTGTATCTAAGCGCTTGGCATCGTCATCGTCTGTGCCATCCGTTGAGCCAGTGATACCCGAAAAGCAAGCACCTCTGCAGAAGGCTGTCGTGAAGCCTACATCTGATGCCTTGCAAAAGTCTGGTCATCCGGGCCCGATCGCTGATTTTCTGCGTAGTCAAGCGTATGTGACTGCGTACGACAGACGGTTGCGCCATCCCGTGTGGACTGCTGAGCACTTGACCTCTGAATCGATTCGCAGACCGCCTGGTGCTGAGGTGAACCGCGCCATGTCAGTCTTTACCGAGGACGAGCGTATACCTATGCCTTTCCGCTCGACGAATAGCGACTATTTTGGCTCGGGATACGACCGCGGACACATGGTCCCAGCAGCTGATGCCAAGTCAAGCCAAGCGGCGATGAACGAAACGTTCCTGCTGACCAACATTGCCCCTCAAGTCGGTCCAGGTATGAACCGCGACTATTGGGCACACACGGAAGATTTTGTTCGTCGGCTTACGTCGCAATTTAGTGATCTCTATGTATTTACGGTGCCACTGTATCTTCCGCGACAGTCGTCCGATGGAAAGTGGCGTGTGACGTATGAAGTGATCGGTACGCCTCCAAAAGTATCGGTGCCCACGCACTTTGCCAAGGTAATTTTGGGAACGGGCCATCTGTCGTCAGGTCCCAGCATGGTAGGCTTGGGACAGAgcggcatggcgctgggAGCCTTTATCATGCCCAACAGTATGATCCCCAACTCGGCCCCTCTTCGCAGCTTTGAAGTGGACGTATCAGCTGTGGAATCGGCCGCGGGACTGACGCTCTTCTCGCCTGCGATCAAGTCTGCGGCTAAGAAGTTGTGTGATACGGTCCAATGTGAGATTATCGTGCGGGACTTTTCGCAGGCGAATAAGAACTTGCCGGCCAAGTCATCACCGCCGCTGCTCACAAAGTAG
- a CDS encoding H/ACA ribonucleoprotein complex subunit 2, which produces MNEILPVMASEEVKQKKAVAAEASVKKEKKEKKEKKEKKKDKKEKKESATEADDAADVSMMDVADVDVEVDPSTLSPIACPLASEALTKKVYKTIRKASKSRGHVKRGVKEVVKGLRKGEKGLVILAGDISPIDILSHIPVLCEDSGCPYVYVASKDQLGNASSTKRPTSCVMIVPGGGKKAVEKGETKVKEDYQEDYSFLHKEASRLVEQVLMS; this is translated from the coding sequence ATGAACGAAATTTTACCGGTCATGGCATCAGAGGAAGTGAAGCAGAAGAAGGCCGTCGCTGCCGAGGCGTCTGTGAAGAAAGAGAAGAAAGAGAAGAAAGAGAAGAAGGAAAAGAAAAAGGACAAGAAGGAAAAGAAGGAATCCGCAACAGAGGCCGATGATGCAGCTGATGTGTCCATGATGGACGTGGCAGACGTCGATGTAGAGGTTGACCCATCGACGCTCAGCCCTATTGCCTGTCCGCTTGCATCCGAAGCACTCACGAAAAAAGTGTACAAGACTATCAGGAAAGCTTCCAAGTCGCGCGGTCATGTCAAGCGCGGTGTGAAGGAGGTCGTCAAAGGTCTGCGCAAGGGCGAAAAAGGTCTCGTAATTCTAGCGGGCGACATTTCGCCTATTGACATTTTGTCACACATTCCTGTGCTTTGCGAGGATTCTGGATGTCCATACGTGTATGTGGCCTCAAAGGACCAGCTGGGAAATGCTTCGAGCACGAAGCGGCCGACGAGCTGTGTGATGATCGTGCCAGGCGGCGGTAAGAAAGCCGTGGAAAAAGGCGAGACTAAAGTAAAAGAAGACTACCAAGAAGACTACTCTTTTCTGCATAAGGAAGCGTCGCGATTGGTTGAGCAGGTGCTTATGAGCTAA
- a CDS encoding large subunit ribosomal protein L10e codes for MGRRPARCYRYCKNKPYPKSRYNRGVPDPKIRIYDLGRKKASVDEFPFCVHLVCDEHQQITSEALEAARICANKYMVKMTGKDAFHLRVRVHPYHVIRINKMLSCAGADRLQTGMRGAFGKPYGLVARVNIGQVLLSIRTRDGNRPHAVESLRRSRYKFAGRQKIIISKKWGFTDMSRQEYLEARDSHRVIKDGCHLKYITNHGRVENNLRLQAQVAASK; via the exons ATGGGACGTCGACCTGCTCGTTGCTACCGCTACTGCAAGAACAAGCCTTAC CCCAAGTCTCGGTACAACCGTGGTGTGCCGGACCCTAAGATCCGTATCTACGATCTGGGTCGTAAGAAGGCTTCGGTGGATGAATTCCCATTCTGTGTCCACCTTGTCTGTGACGAACACCAACAGATTACGTCGGAGGCCCTTGAAGCTGCTCGTATCTGTGCCAACAAGTACATGGTGAAGATGACGGGTAAGGATGCTTTCCACCTCCGTGTGCGTGTCCACCCCTACCACGTCATCCGTATCAACAAGATGCTTTCGTGCGCTGGTGCCGACCGTCTGCAGACGGGTATGCGTGGTGCCTTCGGTAAGCCGTACGGACTTGTCGCCCGTGTCAACATTGGTCAGGTGCTTCTGTCGATCCGCACGCGTGATGGCAACCGTCCTCACGCCGTCGAgtcgctgcgtcgctcgcgtTACAAGTTCGCTGGTCGCCAGAAGATTATCATCTCGAAGAAGTGGGGCTTCACGGACATGAGCCGCCAGGAGTACCTCGAGGCCCGTGACAGCCACCGTGTCATCAAGGATGGTTGCCACCTGAAGTACATTACTAACCACGGTCGTGTCGAGAACAACCTCCGCCTCCAGGCCCAGGTTGCTGCCTCGAAGTAA
- a CDS encoding tryptophanyl-tRNA synthetase — MSCMLSGARRWASTLARRRVIVSGIQPTGVPHLGNYLGALKTWTALQNEADPQDELYFFIASLHALTIPQNPKQLYHDRRNLLAALIAVGLDPHRCTIFMQDQVPQHAELSWLLMCQSPFGRLERMTTWKSKIATIQNSASEDHVNESQLQLGLFAYPVLQTADILMYHATHVPVGEDQQQHLELTRDLAHSFNRSVKKPFFPIPEALLSESKRILSLRNPEQKMSKSAPDANSRIMLTDTPEQIQSKVKKAVTDSEGTLSFDPASRPAISNLLQILAGMDGGVLQSHMTQEITQERKDPAFLARFLNEYAGGSSAALKRTLADSIIEELRPVQKEYSRLISEDGFLDEIERLGCEKACLRAQETMSQVRTMLGLHQ, encoded by the coding sequence ATGTCTTGCATGTTGAGCGGTGCGCGGCGATGGGCGTCCACGTTAGCCCGTAGGCGTGTTATAGTGTCTGGTATTCAACCAACGGGTGTGCCGCATCTAGGCAACTACTTGGGCGCGCTCAAGACATGGACAGCGTTGCAAAATGAAGCAGATCCACAGGACGAGCTGTACTTTTTTATAGCCAGTCTGCACGCATTGACCATCCCACAAAATCCAAAGCAGTTGTACCATGACCGACGAAACTTGCTGGCTGCTCTTATAGCAGTAGGTTTGGACCCGCACAGATGCACCATATTTATGCAAGACCAAGTACCTCAGCATGCCGAACTGAGCTGGCTCCTGATGTGTCAATCACCATTTGGCCGTCTCGAGCGAATGACGACGTGGAAATCCAAAATTGCTACGATCCAAAACAGCGCATCTGAAGACCACGTCAACGAGTCTCAGCTTCAGCTGGGCCTCTTTGCTTACCCTGTCCTTCAGACCGCCGACATTCTCATGTATCATGCCACCCATGTGCCTGTCGGAGAGGACCAACAGCAACACTTGGAGCTCACTCGCGACTTGGCACACTCATTCAACCGCTCTGTAAAGAAACCATTCTTTCCTATTCCCGAGGCGCTGCTTTCCGAGTCAAAGCGCATTCTGTCCCTCCGCAATCCTGAACAAAAAATGTCCAAGTCAGCCCCTGATGCCAATTCTCGCATCATGCTGACTGACACGCCTGAGCAGATCCAGTCGAAAGTGAAAAAAGCTGTGACGGATAGTGAGGGTACCCTGTCCTTTGATCCCGCATCACGTCCAGCGATAAGCAATTTACTCCAGATTCTTGCAGGCATGGATGGCGGCGTGCTTCAATCACACATGACGCAAGAGATCACGCAGGAGCGGAAAGACCCAGCATTTTTAGCACGCTTCCTCAACGAATATGCTGGTGGATCCAGTGCTGCCCTAAAGCGCACTCTGGCAGACAGTATCATTGAAGAACTGCGACCTGTGCAGAAGGAATACTCCCGCCTGATTAGCGAAGACGGCTTTCTGGATGAAATCGAACGTTTGGGTTGCGAAAAAGCATGCTTACGGGCCCAAGAGACCATGTCTCAAGTACGAACCATGCTAGGTCTGCATCAGTAG
- a CDS encoding ornithine--oxo-acid transaminase, producing MSNFEQFQQKLSHFGQTVYSSASAMGHAAHTASTRQHFSSEELMKMENEYGAHNYHPLPVVFDRAHGSRVWDPEGKEYLDFLSAYSAVNHGHCHPAVVGTLIAQAQKLTLSSRAFYNSVFAQFAKRVTELLKYDMVLPMNTGAEAVETAMKLARKWAYVKKGVPEDKARVLSATGNFHGRTIGVISMSTDPDSRNGFGPMLERVGPVVDDIKIRYNHAEDIEAVLEKYGNETAAVLLEPIQGEAGIMVPDDDYFKKVEALCKKHNVLLICDEIQTGLGRTGRMLCCDHYGVRPDIVTLGKALSAGVYPVSAVLADKDVMLCIQPGEHGSTYGGNPLGSAVAITALDTIVKENMCERAEKLGESMRSSLKQIQNPLLLEVRGKGLLNAIVIDETKSTKGRSAWDLCLLLKDKGLLAKPTHQNIIRLAPPLVISEEEMERGIKIITEALDDLDKVDTIPGAEAH from the coding sequence ATGTCCAACTTTGAGCAATTCCAACAGAAGTTGAGCCACTTTGGTCAGACGGTGTATTCGTCTGCCTCTGCTATGGGCCATGCAGCTCACACTGCCTCGACACGCCAGCATTTTTCGTCCGAAGAGCTTATGAAGATGGAGAATGAGTATGGTGCCCACAACTACCACCCGCTTCCTGTGGTCTTTGACCGCGCTCATGGCTCGCGTGTATGGGATCCAGAGGGCAAGGAATACCTGGATTTCTTGTCTGCATACTCAGCTGTGAACCACGGACACTGTCACCCCGCTGTGGTTGGGACGCTGATTGCGCAAGCCCAGAAACTTACGCTGTCATCTCGCGCCTTTTACAACTCGGTCTTCGCTCAGTTTGCCAAGCGTGTCACGGAACTTCTCAAGTATGACATGGTGCTTCCAATGAATACTGGTGCTGAGGCTGTGGAGACGGCCATGAAGCTGGCTCGTAAGTGGGCGTATGTCAAGAAGGGTGTGCCAGAAGACAAAGCTCGCGTATTGAGCGCTACTGGCAACTTCCACGGCCGCACCATCGGTGTGATTAGTATGAGCACTGATCCTGACAGTCGCAACGGCTTTGGTCccatgctcgagcgtgtGGGTCCTGTCGTCGATGATATCAAGATCCGTTATAACCATGCCGAGGATATTGAAGCCGTGTTGGAGAAGTATGGTAACGAGACGGCTGCTGTGCTGCTTGAGCCGATTCAGGGTGAAGCTGGTATCATGGTGCCAGATGACGACTATTTCAAGAAGGTCGAGGCACTTTGCAAGAAGCACAACGTGCTCCTGATCTGCGATGAGATTCAAACAGGTCTTGGTCGTACGGGTCGAATGCTGTGCTGTGATCACTATGGAGTGCGTCCCGATATTGTGACGCTCGGAAAGGCACTGAGCGCTGGTGTTTACCCTGTCAGTGCTGTTCTTGCTGACAAGGACGTGATGCTATGCATTCAGCCTGGTGAGCATGGCAGTACATACGGTGGCAACCCTCTAGGATCGGCTGTGGCTATCACGGCTCTCGACACGATCGTCAAAGAAAACATGTgtgagcgtgccgagaAGCTCGGTGAGTCAatgcgctcgagcttgAAGCAGATCCAGAATCCACTTCTTCTTGAGGTGCGTGGTAAGGGTCTGCTGAACGCTATTGTCATTGACGAGACCAAGAGCACCAAAGGCCGTTCGGCTTGGGACCTCTGCCTTCTTCTCAAAGACAAGGGCCTTCTTGCTAAGCCCACTCACCAAAACATCATTCGCCTTGCCCCTCCCTTGGTCATTTCAGAGGAGGAGATGGAGCGCGGCATCAAGATCATTACGGAGGCTCTCGACGACCTTGACAAGGTTGACACCATCCCTGGCGCCGAGGCACACTAG
- a CDS encoding peroxin-13, translated as MPAPPKPWEQKSATEVASPLSASSNSAPEAAPALPEQPASLRSGMDATTTGGMNANRGYMSGYGGYGSMGGYGAYGGLGGYGGYGSAYGSPYSRYGGYGGMGYGGMGYGGMGYGGMGYGGMGYGGMGYGGMGFGQPGENSLTQRMESGTQATFELISSIVATFGGFAQMLESTFMATHSSFFAMVGVADQFAHLRNYLGEVLSIFALARQIKNLYLRMIGRRPVHGIDAKNFGEFKRVGGAKPQPSKRPLALFFLAVIGLPYLMGKVVKLITAKQEEERARLSKQAAEAGTSLQMLQDAQGAAALDPSKLTFVRARFAYTATDNLELSLRQNEIIAVLSKTDPQTGEESQWWRGRTRDGRIGWFPSTYVETLEQARDRATKSAPKPAIEASTTSPQAQHTKIVASKTSTQ; from the exons ATGCCAGCTCCCCCTAAACCATGGGAGCAGAAAAGTGCTACAGAAGTAGCAAGTCCACTATCAGCTTCCTCGAATAGTGCGCCTGAAGCTGCACCTGCTTTGCCAGAACAGCCTGCGTCCCTGCGATCTGGCATGGACGCCACAACAACAG GTGGTATGAATGCTAATCGCGGCTATATGAGCGGCTATGGTGGCTATGGAAGTATGGGCGGCTATGGTGCATACGGTGGCCTGGGTGGCTACGGTGGCTATGGTAGTGCCTATGGCTCGCCATATTCTCGATACGGTGGCTatggcggcatgggctACGGAGGCATGGGCTatggcggcatgggctACGGAGGTATGGGGTACGGCGGCATGGGCTATGGAGGTATGGGATATGGTGGCATGGGTTTTGGCCAGCCAGGTGAAAACTCGTTAACCCAGCGCATGGAGAGTGGCACTCAGGCCACATTTGAGCTGATTTCATCGATCGTGGCCACTTTCGGTGGATTCGCTCAGATGCTTGAGTCTACATTCATGGCGACACACTCGAGCTTTTTCGCTATGGTCGGTGTGGCAGATCAATTTGCGCATCTCCGCAACTACCTCGGTGAAGTGCTCAGTATTTTTGCCTTGGCCCGGCAAATCAAAAATCTCTACCTTCGCATGATAGGACGACGCCCtgtgcatggcatcgatgcaAAGAATTTTGGTGAATTCAAGCGCGTTGGTGGTGCCAAGCCACAGCCCAGCAAGCGTCCGCTTGCGCTTTTCTTCCTTGCCGTCATCGGCCTGCCATACTTGATGGGCAAAGTCGTCAAGTTGATTACCGCTAAgcaggaagaggagcgtGCACGTCTCTCCAAGCAAGCTGCTGAAGCTGGTACGAGTTTACAAATGTTGCAGGATGCACAaggtgctgctgcgctcgatccAAGCAAGCTAACCTTTGTGCGCGCCCGCTTTGCCTACACCGCAACTGACAATCTCGAGCTCAGTCTGAGGCAAAATGAGATTATCGCAGTACTGAGTAAGACAGATCCTCAGACTGGCGAAGAGAGTCAATGGTGGCGCGGGCGAACGCGTGACGGACGTATCGGATGGTTCCCCAGCACCTATGTCGAGACGTTAGAACAGGCACGAGACCGCGCCACGAAATCGGCACCTAAGCCTGCCATTGAGGCAAGCACAACCTCGCCACAGGCGCAACATACCAAGATCGTGGCATCCAAAACATCCACCCAGTAA